GTAATGGTTAATTTCGCAAACCAGTTATCATCACTAAGTACAGCGCTAAGTAATAATGTAAACTCGATTAATTCTCACATATCTTCACTAGGAAATACTTTAAGCAGTGATGTCAGTACACTAAATAATAATATAAGTAGTGCAAAGACTTATGCACTAATCGGTATCGTATTAGCTATAATAGGTATAATAGTTGGTATTGTAGCGTTAGTAATGAGAAGAAGGTAAAATAATTTTCTTTTTTCTTTCTCTTTAAATAAATATTCATGATAGATATATCATAGTAGTCTAAATATTAAACTCTTAATCAAGAAAATTTCGCTTAAAAATAGACATTTAATATTAAGTTTGTTTTTAAATGTTTATTTAAATGTAAAAATAGTAATTAAAAGAATATTTTATATCTATAAAATTCAAGTCTTCTAAAGGAGAATAAAATCATCTGAATTTAAATTCTTTTGAAAATATGTATGTAGTTGTTCTGAAATAGAAATTTGTATTTTAAGTTTGTATAAGCTAGCTATTCATAAAGTCACTAAAGATAAATTTTCAAATCTCCATATATAGTCTATGAAGGGTTAACACATTGTATTGTATTGGCATATTTTTTGCATATATTAAGATCATCTCTTAGCACAATTCCTTTATTTTTAACATCCCAAATTATTGGCTTATTTTTCTTAATCGCCTTATCAAACTCGTTCTCAGTCAGAGGGATAACCTCAAAGCCGGGAGGAAAATCTAATCTTAGTAATCTCTCTAATAGATTTCCTTGAAAATCTCCTATTAGTAACACGTCTATATCACTCCATACATTAAAATCACCCCTGGCATAAGAGCCTATTAAAAATACGGTATATTTACCTTTCAATGAGTTAGCATAACTCCTAACTATTTCTATTACCTTTCTTCTCTCTCTTTCTCTTTTTGAGATAACATCCTCCAAAGTTCCTCTACGTATTTTATTATTTCTTCAGCATATTTTATAGCTTCTTCAGCCTCCTTCTTGGTATAATAGTATGCTGGTGTTTCCTCTTCCCATACATCTGGATATCTGGTTGGAACATACAATTTATCTAAATACTTAGCCTTATCAATGAGATCTTGAGGAGCATTGAGTAAATTTAATAAACTTGATATTGTATGTCCAGTTTTAGGTTGTCCAATACCATAAAAATAAGCTTTAACAGCAAACTCAGCAGCTTGTTGCGATTTAAAACAAGCCCAATTATAGAACCCACCGCTAACATCATGCTTAGCACTTTCTAAGGTAAGCTTAGCTGATTTAAACCATCTATCAAATTCGTTGTAGTCTAACATGATATTGAAATGGGATTATACATTAAATTATTTTTTATCTCTGTATAACTAGTGATAATCATATTAAGAGAGCGAAAAAGCTAATATATGATCTAAGACACAGAAGGAATCAACAAACGGTTAAAGGAAAAGCTTGATCCTTAATAAAAGCAAAAAATACATCGCTATCTGAGATTCATTTTTATGTAGGGAAAGATTAAATACTTATGATAATTTAAGGGTATGATATAAAATCAATTATTTATTTATACAATTATTCTAATTCCATGAGAATTATTACAATTCGTAAAAGAAACCTGACTCACCATAGTTTCTTCTTTTCCCTTTATTTTTTAGCAAATTTTATTATAACATAAATCACTATGAGAATAATTGTTATCCCTATAGCATAAACTCCGAATTTTTCAGCTAAACTTATCACATAATTAATTTCATCCGCGTAATGATAACCTAATATTGATAAAGAGATATCCCATATTAAATGACCTAAGAGTGTAAATATAAAAAATCTTAGCATACTCATTTTTGCTATTCCAGCGGGATAAGAGATTAAGGCCCTAAGCTCTGGGACAAATCTGAACCCAAAAACTGCAAAGTCGCCGTATTTTATAAACCAACTATGTAAAGCATCAATTCTTTTCTCGTTAATTAGTAAGTACTTACCATATTTCTTAAGGAAAGGAAATCCTAAGAAAAACCCAATATAGTACGCTATAATTGATCCTATTAGACTACCTACAGTACCAGAAATTACTCCCATGTATAATGATATGTTCCCTTCATAGGAATAATATCCAACTAAAGGCATTATTACTTCGCTGGGAATTGGTAAACCAATTCCTTCTCCAATCATCAAACCCAGGAGAAGAAGATAACCGCTTAAACCTTGAAATACGTACATCGTAAAACAGTTTATTTACACTCTTAAATATTTTTTCCCAGTATATGGATTATTGAATCTTTCAATTTTCTTAGATGCTATACTTTCTGATAAGTTAAAAGACAAGCTATTTTCTGACACAAGGAAGATGTTTTATTTAATTTAAGAAGCATTATGTGCACTACTTTTAAGAGACTGTAGCATTTTTAAGTAACTTTTAAATACTTTTAATCGCTTCTAATTATTGTGGAGAGATACCTAACTCCCAGTGAGGTTGCCGAAATATTCGGGATGAGCAGGAGTGGCGTGATAAAGTGGATTAGGGAAGGGAAAATAAAGGCCATCGAAATTAACGGTAGGTGGAGGATACCTTACAGCGAAGTAGAGAGGTTATTAAGCGGTGGCGGTAGGCTTAAACAGATCGCAATTTACGCTAGGGTTTCGTCTAATACACAAAAGGACAACCTGGAAAGGCAATTAAACGCGTTGAGGGAATGGGTTAAGAAGAATTACGGCGATGTGAGCGTTGTGGAGATCAAGGACGTAGGGTCTGGACTGAAGGAGGACAGGAGGGGTTTAAAGAAGCTGATCGAGTTGGCTAGGAGGAAGCAAATAGACGCCGTCGTCATAGCTTACAAGGACAGGCTGACGCGTTTCGGTTTCGACTACTTAGTAGAGCTCTTCAAGGCTTATGGGGTTGACGTAGTCGTTACTTTTCAAGAGGAACCAAAGGACTACATGCAGGAGCTGATGGAAGACTTCGTGGAAATAGTCAAGTCATTCGCCTCCAGGATCTACGGTCATAAGTACGAGGAGGTGGTTAAATGTGTTGAAGACGTTGAAAAGGACTGTTAAGCTAGAGAGCGACCCTCTTAACTACTGGAAGCATCATGTGTTAAAGGAGGTTGAGGAATATCAGAAAGTGATCGTTAATGAAATGATTAACATCATACTCTCCGAGGGCTTGCCCACTACAAGGAAGAAGTTACACGAGAGGTTTTACAATTATTATAAGAAGAAATATCCCTTCTTGCCATCTAGGATTATCGAAGGTGCCTATATCATTGCTGGTAGGATAATCAAGAGTTTCAGAAAGAGGAGAAAGAGGGGACTAACGAGGAAGGATAAGCCAGAGTACAGAAGGGTTATGATCTCTATTCCAAACACGATTAATTGGAGGTTTAACAAGATATCCGTCAGCATCTTAACTCATAAGGGTTGGATTGATATTCCCCTCAAGGTAACTAAACAATTTATTAATTACGTGAGTAAAGGCTGGAGGGTTTCACAAGAGCTTAAGCTAAGGCTAGTAGGTAGGAAAGTACTAGTTTTGAGAAGGAGGTTGAGGTGGAGACGAAAGAAGGTAATTACGTTTCTATTGACGTTAATGAGAATAACGCCACCTTAGCAGTTTTTGAGGATTTCAAGCTCAAGGAGATAAGGCGTTATGAGACTGGATTAGGGAGGATTGTCGTTAATTACTCCATAAGAAGGAAAGAAATTACTAAAGGATATTCAACTAAGGACGAGCTAATTAAGAAAAAGCTGAGGAGATTAAGGGAAAGGGAGAGGAAACTTGACGTGCTGAGGAAGACTGTTAAGAGAATTGTAGAGTTAGCTAGGGACTTGAATGCAAGAGTTATTGTTGGCAAGTTTTCTTCAAGGGCTAAGAAGAGGATGGAGGGTGATAAAAGTAGTAAGCTTAGGCATAGGATTCACCAGTGGAGCGTAGTCAAATTTACTGAGATGTTAAAAACTCAGCCGATAGAAGTTACGGAGGTTTCTGAATCTTACACTTCCTCTCTCAATCCGTTCACTGGAGAGAAGTTAAAGAAAAGTAAGCAGCTCATTGAGAGGGTTGTCAAGGTTTTTAACCCCTACCTGATGACGGGCACTGCTCACGAGGGTAGGGTGATTAAAGTTTTCAAGGTGAATGCTAGGTACTTGGAAAGCGGTGAAGTGTTGTTAGAAAGGGATTCTATTGCACCTCTTAATCTCATGAAAAAGGTGGATGGGAGGGTAGTGGTGTTTCCCTCGACCAGCCCCAATGATTTAAGGGTGACTGTGTATGATCCCTTAAGAGGATATGTAACTATTTCACACCGTTAAATTACGTCATTACTACGTTTTTCTCTATATAAGAAATAGCTAAAATGCAACGACATAAGGTTTTAATGCAACAATGCTATACATGAAAATAGTGAGCATAATTTATGGCAAAAGTTAACGTGGAAAAGTTAGATGAGCAAAAGAAGATAGCTATTCTCAAAAAGGCAATAGATAAGCTAGGCTTAAGTTACGTCTCACGCCAAATAGGTGTAGATAGGTCAACATTAAACCGTTACGTAAACGGTAAAATTAAGAAGATACCTAACGAGGTTATTGAGAAAGCCTCAGACCTTCTAACAGTTGAGGAGTTAAACGACATACTCTACGGGCTTAAGAGCACTGACGTAGACCCTACGACGGCTATAAGCGTCATAGTTAAAGCTAAGACAGATGAGTCCTTTAGGAACTTTTTCTTAACGTTATTATGGCAAGAGTTAGGAGAGTACATTAAAGAGCCGTCAAATACGTACGTAGTGAGCGATGATGATATAAAGCTATTTGAGAAGATAATGAAGACTCAAAGGGCTAAGAAGACTGCATATATGAGAACTAATTCGCTAAAGCGTGCATTAGCTGAACTGAATTACGAATTAACACCTACCAGGTTAAAGGAGTACATGCTAGACGTGTTACAAGAGAGTAAGGGGAGAGCCGAAAACGTAGGAAAGGCGTTAAAATTGTTTATCAAGGAAGTTATAAAGCCAAAGAATCCCCGAATTGCAAGGGAATTATACGACGCCGTAAAGATACCTAAGTATGAACGTGAATACACACCAATAAATTTGGAGTTAGAGACGGTTAAGCAAATCTTTAACGCCATAGAAGGCTTAGGGGCTAAGGCTTACTTCCTCATTTTAGCTGAGACTGGTCTAAGGACTGGTGAGGTTTTCAGCCTAAGACTAGACCAAGTGGACCTGGAAAACCGCGTTATTAGGATAGGAAAAGTGACTAAGACAAAGAGGGCTTACGTAACATTTATCCATCAGCCCACTGTAGAGTGGTTAAAGGAAACGTATCTCCCATACCGTGAACGATTTGTAAGAAGGTATGCTAATTCCCTTAAAGCTTTAAACGTTAACATAGAGCAATGGGAGGCTAAGCTGTTCCCTTTTGACGAGGACGATATAAGGACAGAGATTAAGATAGCAATGAGAAAAGTGATAGGAAGGGAATTTCGATTATACGATTTACGCTCATTCTTTGCTAGCTATATGTTGAAACAAGGGGTCAGCCCCTTAGTCGTAAACGTGTTACAAGGTAGAACACCGCCTCAACAATTTCAAATCCTTCAAGAACGTTACCTTAACCTATCGGAAAAGGAATTACAAGAGATATACGATAAACACGCCCCGAGGTTACTCTAGTCTATGAGAAAGGTCTTAGTTCTACATGTAATACTCATTAAGACTTTTTGTTTATCTATCATAATATAATAATATGAGTAGTATCTTTAACGATATATTTAACGATATAAAAAACGCCTTAGCTACTTCCTATCATCTTACAAGAACTCTACTAACTGATCTCTTTACAGACTCGTCAGCATTAGGAAGAGAAGTAGGAGAATTCATTAAAACTGGACATTTTGAACCGTTTTCAGAGGCAATTCAGCAAGTTGAAAACCAGAGCGTGGCAAATACTCCTATATTTTCTCCATTGGCAAAATTCGGGATTAAGACCGGGAAACAATTCTTTAATATAGAAAGTCAATTGGCAGCCAATATTATCCCCATCACGGGAACGTTCGGGCATTTAGCAGCGCATCCAGGAGAACCTTTACCGGCAAAAATTAGCGATATAGCATTTGGGTTAATTGATATACCCGGCTTAGTAGAGTTAGCAGATACCGGAAGATTGCTCTTAACCGGTGCAGATGAGTTAAGCCCAATAGGAAAATTAGCAGTAGAATTGGGAGAGTCAAAGGCTTATAATTACCCGCTTTTAGCGTTAGGTATTGGTTCTATGTTCTTGCCTTCTTCACATGGAGAGGATATAATCACAAAGGAGAAGATATATAAGACCATACCTAACGTTAAAGATACGATACGGACAATAAAAAACATAGTTAATCCTAAGCCCTATGACCCTTTAGCCCTAACATTACCAGAAGAACCTACAGTTCCAGAGGAATCTGAGATTCCTCTTATCTTATATAATAATGATATACTAAGGTCTTATGCTAAACACTTAGAGGAACAAGTAGATAGTAGCCTTAGAATCAATGATAATGAAAATCGTAATGAAGATGAACATATAAACAAGGTGAGTAGTCCACTCTCTAATCTCTATTTAGGAATTACCTTAATCATCATAGTCTTCATTATAACGCTTATATTAATCAAGGCTTAATTACTGAAATTTCAACAAATAGAAGAAAATCCAGTAAAGCTCTAAGTTACGGTGAAACCATGTTAAGGGCTTAAAATGTTGCTGAAAGTTCTTTCACGGAAACTCTGAGGAGAACGTAATTTTTACGTGTTTTCTTATGTTACCCGCAATTTCAGAAAAGCTTTTCTAACGTAATAAGTCTAAGTTTCATCTATAAAAATAATATTTCTCTCTTTCTACTTTAGTCAAATCGAGATAATCACATAATTACTTCATAAAAATGAATTTTACTCAAGAACCTTAAGCTCTTGATTCAATATTGATTCAAACTTGCATTCAATCTAAATTAACGTCACTTTATCGGTATTTCTCCTCATTCGATATTGATAAGCAATATTGCTTTCAATATGGGAAACGCATATAAACGTAAAATGAGAGTTAAATTACGTTATGCCAAGGAGAAGAACTACTTATTATCAGAGATGGTTGAAGAATCACGTTACTATTACATTACGTCTTTCACGTGAGGAAGAAGAGACTATTAAAAAATACAAGAGTGAAACAAACTTATCCTACCACGACATGGTTTTAGACTATTTTCCATTACTCTCAGCAGTAAAGGAATTCCTCAAAGTCCTAGAAATAAGAGGATACCTTTACGATAAGATAGATTCAAATAACGTTAGGTTTATGAGTGAGCAGTACTATCAGCAATTGCCAGAACGTATAAAGCAGTTCTTTGAGGAAAAGCAGTTCACGGTAAAAGAAGGATTAACAATAAAGACAGTAAAAGGTTATGTGTTAAAAAAGGAGTAACTTGTTCCATTTTGAGATAAGCGCTTATTCCAAAATGGGTAAGTTTATCGCTATCTCCTCTGCAATCTCTATTTCGCCATTTTCTATTAGCCTTAGTACTTCTCTAAGCGTCTCCTTATAACTCTCTGGTAAATCTTCTCTTCTTAAATCGTTCTCTATTGCGTCTTTCCACTCTTTTGCGTCTATCATATTTTCCCATTTATAATATTATTACAGATTTTTTTAAGCCTTAGCTCTATATTCGACTCTAAGATAGAGTAATACTAAAAATTTCCCTTACTTCTTCTTATTAAGATTCTAACATAGAAATGAGGCTTTGCAGTGGAATAACCTCTATTTCAACTGGAAAATAAGGATTTTTGCAAAATACCTTTGATATCTTATGTAAACTCTAGCATATACCTTAAGCTATTTTTTGCGTAATAAATTCCCTAGAATTAATTTTGAGGCAAAAATATATAAAGAGGTATAATCGTTCATGTAATTTTAATAGTATTTAAGATAAAATACTAATAGAATATTGGGAAACCATGCCTAAAGTAAAGAATCTAAAAAAGGTAATCCTAACGGTATACATAGATAAGGAAGATGCAGAAACGATAGACAAATTAACTAAAATGGAAGGAACCTCAAGAAGTGGGATAATAA
The sequence above is drawn from the Sulfurisphaera tokodaii str. 7 genome and encodes:
- a CDS encoding nucleotidyltransferase domain-containing protein; protein product: MEDVISKRERERRKVIEIVRSYANSLKGKYTVFLIGSYARGDFNVWSDIDVLLIGDFQGNLLERLLRLDFPPGFEVIPLTENEFDKAIKKNKPIIWDVKNKGIVLRDDLNICKKYANTIQCVNPS
- a CDS encoding HEPN domain-containing protein, which encodes MLDYNEFDRWFKSAKLTLESAKHDVSGGFYNWACFKSQQAAEFAVKAYFYGIGQPKTGHTISSLLNLLNAPQDLIDKAKYLDKLYVPTRYPDVWEEETPAYYYTKKEAEEAIKYAEEIIKYVEELWRMLSQKEKEREER
- a CDS encoding DedA family protein, giving the protein MYVFQGLSGYLLLLGLMIGEGIGLPIPSEVIMPLVGYYSYEGNISLYMGVISGTVGSLIGSIIAYYIGFFLGFPFLKKYGKYLLINEKRIDALHSWFIKYGDFAVFGFRFVPELRALISYPAGIAKMSMLRFFIFTLLGHLIWDISLSILGYHYADEINYVISLAEKFGVYAIGITIILIVIYVIIKFAKK
- a CDS encoding IS607 family transposase; protein product: MERYLTPSEVAEIFGMSRSGVIKWIREGKIKAIEINGRWRIPYSEVERLLSGGGRLKQIAIYARVSSNTQKDNLERQLNALREWVKKNYGDVSVVEIKDVGSGLKEDRRGLKKLIELARRKQIDAVVIAYKDRLTRFGFDYLVELFKAYGVDVVVTFQEEPKDYMQELMEDFVEIVKSFASRIYGHKYEEVVKCVEDVEKDC
- a CDS encoding tyrosine-type recombinase/integrase — encoded protein: MAKVNVEKLDEQKKIAILKKAIDKLGLSYVSRQIGVDRSTLNRYVNGKIKKIPNEVIEKASDLLTVEELNDILYGLKSTDVDPTTAISVIVKAKTDESFRNFFLTLLWQELGEYIKEPSNTYVVSDDDIKLFEKIMKTQRAKKTAYMRTNSLKRALAELNYELTPTRLKEYMLDVLQESKGRAENVGKALKLFIKEVIKPKNPRIARELYDAVKIPKYEREYTPINLELETVKQIFNAIEGLGAKAYFLILAETGLRTGEVFSLRLDQVDLENRVIRIGKVTKTKRAYVTFIHQPTVEWLKETYLPYRERFVRRYANSLKALNVNIEQWEAKLFPFDEDDIRTEIKIAMRKVIGREFRLYDLRSFFASYMLKQGVSPLVVNVLQGRTPPQQFQILQERYLNLSEKELQEIYDKHAPRLL
- a CDS encoding ribbon-helix-helix domain-containing protein, with amino-acid sequence MPKVKNLKKVILTVYIDKEDAETIDKLTKMEGTSRSGIIRKLIRDYARRHLKDSS